In Litorilinea aerophila, the following proteins share a genomic window:
- the rpsF gene encoding 30S ribosomal protein S6, translating to MAENGRHEYELVYILHPDMDEEGILALNERLGQIVQEQQGEVTTTELWGRRTLAYPIQKHFEGHYVLHRFLLPPEATGEIDRFLRLNENVLRHLMLRLDK from the coding sequence ATGGCCGAGAATGGACGTCACGAATACGAATTGGTGTACATTCTACATCCAGATATGGATGAAGAAGGAATCCTGGCTCTGAACGAGCGCCTGGGCCAGATCGTCCAGGAACAGCAGGGTGAAGTTACCACAACCGAGCTGTGGGGGCGGCGCACCCTGGCATACCCCATCCAGAAGCACTTCGAAGGGCACTATGTGCTCCATCGCTTCCTGCTGCCGCCGGAAGCCACCGGGGAGATCGACCGATTTCTCCGCCTGAACGAGAATGTGCTGCGCCACCTGATGCTCCGCCTGGA
- a CDS encoding tRNA-queuosine alpha-mannosyltransferase domain-containing protein, with protein MPNVRDTAQTDAAQDPAAQTDVAAGPRRRVWLLSPYHTGSHRSWAEGYLRHSRHQVSLLTMAGRFWKWRMQGGALELAAQARERLATAPQPDCIVATDMVNLPTWLGLLRRHLPSSVPVLLYMHENQLTYPWRPGERKDLTYAMINWQSQVAADAVAFNSHFHLESWFSECPRLLKHFPDYNHLELVEEVRQKSHVLPVGIDARRIVQVAQEARPRPQAGAAPLILWNQRWEYDKRPDRFFRLLYRLAETGHAFRLAVAGENFRQVPEEFEEARQRLASSIVHWGYVPSYQAYLQLLAQADLVISTADHEFFGISVLEAVTAGAFPLLPRRLSYPELIPAALHPACLYEDDEDLFQKTAQRLRLPRPAPPSLVEHVLTRYDWGAVAPRYDALVERLAAEAMARHSSQSG; from the coding sequence ATGCCCAATGTCCGGGATACTGCCCAAACCGATGCCGCCCAGGACCCTGCTGCCCAAACCGATGTGGCGGCTGGCCCCCGCCGGCGGGTGTGGCTGCTCTCCCCCTACCACACAGGCAGCCACCGCTCCTGGGCGGAAGGCTATCTCCGCCATAGTCGCCATCAGGTCAGCCTGTTGACCATGGCCGGCCGTTTTTGGAAATGGCGCATGCAGGGCGGGGCGCTGGAGCTGGCCGCCCAGGCCCGGGAGCGGCTGGCCACCGCGCCCCAGCCGGATTGCATCGTGGCCACCGACATGGTCAACCTGCCCACCTGGCTGGGGCTGCTGCGCCGCCACCTGCCTTCGTCCGTGCCGGTACTTCTCTACATGCACGAGAACCAGCTCACCTACCCCTGGCGACCGGGCGAACGCAAGGACCTGACCTACGCCATGATCAACTGGCAGAGCCAGGTGGCTGCCGACGCCGTGGCTTTCAACTCCCACTTTCATCTGGAGAGCTGGTTCTCCGAGTGTCCCCGCCTGCTGAAACATTTTCCGGACTACAACCACCTGGAGCTGGTGGAGGAGGTCCGCCAGAAGAGTCACGTGCTGCCGGTAGGCATCGACGCTCGCCGCATTGTGCAGGTGGCCCAGGAGGCGCGCCCCCGGCCCCAGGCAGGTGCCGCTCCTCTGATCCTCTGGAATCAACGCTGGGAGTACGACAAGCGGCCCGACCGCTTCTTCCGCCTGCTCTACCGCCTGGCCGAGACGGGCCATGCCTTCCGCCTGGCGGTGGCGGGTGAAAACTTTCGCCAGGTGCCCGAGGAATTTGAAGAAGCCCGGCAGCGGCTGGCGTCGTCCATTGTCCATTGGGGCTACGTGCCCTCCTACCAGGCCTACCTGCAGCTTCTGGCCCAGGCCGACCTGGTCATCAGCACGGCCGACCACGAGTTTTTCGGCATCAGTGTCCTGGAGGCGGTGACGGCCGGCGCCTTTCCGCTCCTGCCCCGACGCCTGAGCTACCCCGAGCTGATCCCGGCGGCTTTGCACCCGGCCTGCCTCTACGAGGATGACGAAGATCTCTTCCAGAAGACTGCCCAGCGCCTGCGTCTTCCCCGGCCTGCCCCGCCGTCCCTGGTGGAACACGTCCTGACCCGCTACGATTGGGGCGCGGTGGCGCCCCGGTACGATGCCCTGGTGGAACGGCTGGCCGCGGAGGCCATGGCGCGTCACTCGTCCCAGTCCGGGTAA
- a CDS encoding cold-shock protein has product MALQTLQDEIRYCERCGISFLWEVEAQKRQQGEPAPTLCPGCRRLLPPPGRERGVVKWYNRRRRYGFIVRPGQPDVFVHGSHLEESRHLRPGDLVEFQVVMGDQGPMATSCRVLAHYPDWDE; this is encoded by the coding sequence ATGGCCCTTCAAACCTTACAGGATGAAATTCGCTATTGCGAACGGTGCGGCATCTCCTTTCTCTGGGAGGTGGAGGCCCAAAAACGCCAGCAGGGAGAGCCGGCACCCACCCTGTGCCCTGGATGCCGCCGGCTTTTGCCGCCGCCGGGCCGGGAGCGCGGGGTGGTCAAATGGTACAACCGCCGCCGGCGCTATGGCTTCATCGTGCGGCCCGGCCAGCCAGACGTCTTTGTACACGGCTCCCACCTGGAGGAGAGCCGGCACCTGCGGCCGGGCGACCTGGTGGAATTCCAGGTGGTGATGGGAGACCAGGGCCCCATGGCCACGTCGTGTCGGGTGCTGGCCCATTACCCGGACTGGGACGAGTGA
- a CDS encoding transglycosylase domain-containing protein has translation MKWRCDFHPGEEDRQGQADVPATRRRILWRFLSWLLVAGLLAACSGTNSLLPRTSIIGSRAAADPLAAAETYLRQYQPGPLPRVFQTTRIYDRHGNLIGETFDEGRRIWVGLNRISPYLIQATIATEDASFYVNPGIDPARIAGAAIQNLQEGEIVSGASTITMQLARNLFLGPEQRYDQSVDRKVLEAGLAQELTELYTKDEILEMYLNLLNYGQLAYGPEAAAQVYFGKSAADLTLAEATLLAGIPQQPANLNPYQNFDGAKNRQRTVLDLMVRHGYLSPAEADQVYAEPIHLAGDPGLAPNRAPHFVQYVLEELDARFGPGFARRAGFNVYTSLDLEMQELAQQIVAEKVAALAPQYDLSNGALVALKPGSAEILAMVGSADFYNEAIAGQVNVTISLRQPGSAIKPLLYAAALEENLISPASVLWDVPVTYTVGLPTALAGSGAFAVTDPIYRPRNYDNRFHGPVTARMALANSYNVPTVKLLDRLGVPNLLEWARAMGVHSLNRDSSWYGLSLTLGGGEVTLLDLTTAFHTLANGGFYQPPQAILTVTDSRGRVVEDLAPPAPQPVLSPATAFLVTDILSDNAARTPMFGANSPLRLSRPAAAKTGTTSDWRDNWTVGYTRYLVAGVWAGNSDGRPMRNASGITGAAPIWHEFMEAVLARPELWDTLEAPPDPAAWTFQPPPDVVQLPDCPPGMACRQGGEYFSRAWLELVGEEGPLADSVERVPAAPIYVQQGGETRLAAFCRLEGALERTLLRMPGTLPGQDAEDGSGWLAVEGQEGSGAASMRQEQLQVVAWALRQGAPVNLGPCDRLQELVPAALALDRETEDAGMRVLVDLAGATEADPGAPDLATAVELAAIGQLAGGASPGGPYNLVGPVVHNWACPGQYVMGQVVDANGAPVAGVRIRMEDPWGNIAETTSKSGPGDYGQFDFPIYGAGPQDLILTVLDAAGNPVSPPIVIPHKKDAESDTPCHHVVLRGG, from the coding sequence GTGAAGTGGCGATGTGATTTCCATCCAGGCGAGGAAGACAGGCAGGGCCAGGCGGATGTCCCGGCGACCCGGAGGCGCATCCTCTGGCGCTTCTTGAGCTGGCTGCTGGTGGCCGGGCTGCTGGCGGCCTGTAGCGGGACGAATTCCCTCCTTCCCCGCACCTCCATCATTGGATCCCGGGCGGCGGCCGACCCCCTGGCCGCGGCGGAAACTTACCTGCGCCAGTACCAGCCGGGGCCGTTGCCCCGGGTCTTCCAGACTACCCGCATCTACGACCGCCACGGCAACCTCATCGGCGAGACCTTTGACGAGGGGCGTCGCATCTGGGTGGGGTTGAACCGTATTTCGCCCTACCTGATCCAGGCCACCATCGCCACCGAAGACGCCTCGTTCTACGTCAATCCCGGCATCGACCCTGCCCGCATTGCCGGCGCCGCCATCCAAAATCTGCAGGAAGGCGAGATCGTCTCCGGTGCCAGCACCATCACCATGCAGCTGGCCCGTAACCTCTTCCTGGGACCAGAGCAGCGCTACGACCAGTCGGTGGACCGCAAGGTGCTGGAGGCCGGCCTGGCCCAGGAGCTGACCGAGCTCTACACCAAGGACGAGATCCTGGAGATGTACCTGAACCTGCTCAACTACGGTCAGCTCGCCTATGGCCCCGAGGCCGCCGCCCAGGTCTATTTCGGCAAGTCTGCCGCCGATTTGACCCTGGCAGAGGCCACCCTTCTGGCGGGCATTCCCCAGCAGCCGGCCAACCTGAACCCCTACCAAAACTTCGACGGGGCCAAAAACCGTCAGCGTACCGTGCTGGATCTCATGGTGCGCCACGGCTACCTCAGCCCGGCAGAAGCGGACCAGGTCTACGCGGAGCCCATCCATCTGGCCGGGGATCCCGGGCTGGCGCCCAACCGGGCACCCCACTTCGTCCAGTATGTGCTGGAAGAGCTGGATGCCCGCTTTGGTCCTGGCTTTGCCCGCCGGGCTGGTTTCAACGTCTATACCTCGCTGGACCTGGAGATGCAGGAGCTGGCGCAGCAGATCGTGGCCGAAAAGGTGGCCGCCCTGGCGCCCCAGTACGATCTCAGCAACGGGGCCCTGGTGGCCCTCAAGCCTGGCAGCGCCGAAATCCTGGCCATGGTGGGCAGCGCCGACTTCTACAACGAAGCCATCGCCGGCCAGGTCAACGTGACCATCAGCCTGCGTCAGCCGGGCAGCGCCATCAAACCCCTGCTCTACGCGGCTGCGCTGGAGGAGAACCTGATCAGCCCGGCCAGCGTGCTGTGGGATGTGCCTGTCACCTACACCGTGGGCCTGCCGACTGCCCTGGCCGGCAGCGGCGCCTTCGCCGTGACAGATCCCATCTATCGTCCTCGCAACTACGACAACCGCTTCCACGGGCCGGTGACGGCGCGCATGGCCCTGGCCAACAGCTACAACGTGCCCACGGTCAAATTGCTGGACCGGCTGGGCGTGCCCAATCTGCTGGAGTGGGCCCGGGCCATGGGGGTCCACAGCCTGAATCGGGACAGTAGCTGGTACGGGCTGAGTCTGACCCTGGGCGGCGGTGAAGTGACCCTGCTGGATCTGACCACGGCCTTCCATACCCTGGCCAACGGCGGCTTCTACCAGCCCCCCCAGGCCATCCTCACCGTGACCGACAGCCGGGGCCGGGTGGTGGAGGATCTGGCCCCGCCAGCGCCTCAGCCGGTCCTCTCGCCAGCCACGGCTTTCCTGGTGACCGACATCCTGAGCGACAACGCAGCCCGCACGCCCATGTTCGGCGCCAACAGCCCCCTGCGCCTGAGCCGGCCGGCCGCCGCCAAAACCGGCACCACCAGCGACTGGCGGGATAACTGGACGGTGGGCTATACTCGGTATCTGGTGGCCGGCGTTTGGGCCGGCAACAGCGATGGCCGACCCATGCGCAACGCCAGCGGCATCACCGGCGCGGCCCCCATCTGGCATGAGTTCATGGAGGCAGTCCTGGCCCGCCCTGAGCTGTGGGATACCCTGGAGGCGCCACCCGATCCGGCGGCCTGGACCTTCCAGCCGCCTCCCGACGTGGTCCAATTGCCAGATTGTCCGCCCGGCATGGCCTGCCGGCAGGGCGGTGAATATTTCAGCCGGGCCTGGCTGGAGCTGGTGGGCGAGGAGGGTCCCCTGGCCGACAGTGTGGAGCGGGTGCCCGCCGCGCCCATCTACGTCCAGCAAGGCGGGGAGACCCGGCTGGCGGCCTTCTGCCGCCTGGAAGGTGCCCTGGAACGGACGCTCCTGCGCATGCCGGGCACGTTGCCAGGCCAGGATGCCGAGGACGGGTCCGGGTGGCTGGCTGTTGAAGGCCAGGAGGGCAGCGGGGCGGCCAGCATGAGGCAGGAGCAACTGCAGGTGGTGGCCTGGGCCCTGCGGCAGGGCGCGCCGGTCAACCTGGGGCCGTGCGACCGGCTGCAGGAGCTGGTCCCGGCTGCGCTGGCCTTAGACCGGGAGACCGAGGATGCCGGCATGCGGGTGCTGGTGGATCTGGCCGGCGCCACGGAAGCAGATCCCGGCGCACCCGACCTGGCTACAGCGGTGGAGCTGGCGGCCATTGGTCAGCTCGCGGGGGGAGCGAGCCCCGGCGGCCCCTACAACCTGGTGGGGCCGGTGGTCCACAACTGGGCCTGTCCGGGCCAGTATGTGATGGGGCAGGTGGTGGATGCCAACGGCGCGCCGGTGGCCGGCGTGCGCATCCGCATGGAAGATCCGTGGGGCAACATCGCCGAAACGACGAGTAAGAGCGGCCCGGGGGATTACGGCCAGTTTGACTTTCCCATCTATGGCGCCGGGCCCCAGGATCTCATCCTGACGGTGCTGGACGCCGCGGGGAATCCGGTCAGCCCACCCATTGTCATTCCCCACAAGAAGGATGCGGAGTCGGACACGCCCTGTCATCACGTGGTACTGCGAGGTGGTTAA
- a CDS encoding fasciclin domain-containing protein — MFKSKLTHIVGVFLIAALLLGALPLGSAATVQGAPVAQVRSQQVGGTIPGGQFAKIWLGLTPTTQGATVTVISEWDRNNPGSQGLGFYILDQDGLNQVLSGSARLQDVNLAAGSQFGVDAPANQLGAQFQATGSSYTIVVYNDSNSDANFTLTATNAVITDDSDQVQDLSAPTPAATEEAEAEEAATAEATPAPATATPVPAATAVTTATATATPVAAVSSTPGVVRATQLRGELPNQNDQHYLGLEPSERDGNITLLLSFEPQDSSELARRLNFWVLDQNGLNRYLDPNENVILSNVAIAAGSADPQLAPNQRQASFKASGFGPYTVIVYNNSTVPATYELSIEGGVLVDDSGQTLTAQQALTTTTTTAPAAEGTATPAAQAATSGTAATSTTGTRQGQPGGTYTVQAGDTLSLIARDIYGDVNLWDELCSFNQLADCNRIEVGDVIQLPTRDQLASGAQAAPAATATPAPAVQATPTATPAATTAVTSTTAITATESMTETGAVTTTTTATTTTSAAPSASLNIVDTLVASGGFTTLVEALQAAGLDAALEGAGPFTVFAPTDAAFAALPAGAMDQLLANPTGQLTQILLFHILPGRVTSADITNGMQATTQQGKPVNFEVSGDSIKINGANLVVKDIPATNGVIHVIDAVILPPPD; from the coding sequence ATGTTTAAATCGAAATTGACGCATATCGTCGGCGTCTTCCTGATTGCGGCTCTGCTGCTGGGGGCCCTGCCCCTGGGGTCGGCGGCGACGGTCCAAGGGGCACCCGTTGCCCAGGTGCGTTCCCAGCAGGTGGGCGGCACCATCCCCGGCGGCCAGTTCGCCAAGATCTGGCTGGGGCTGACCCCGACCACCCAAGGTGCCACCGTGACGGTCATCAGCGAGTGGGACCGCAACAATCCCGGCTCCCAGGGCCTGGGCTTCTACATCCTGGATCAGGACGGCCTGAACCAGGTCCTCTCTGGTAGCGCCAGGCTGCAGGACGTGAACCTGGCCGCCGGCTCTCAGTTCGGCGTGGATGCCCCGGCCAACCAGCTGGGCGCGCAGTTCCAGGCCACGGGCAGCTCCTACACCATCGTGGTCTACAACGACTCCAATAGCGATGCCAACTTTACCCTGACGGCCACCAACGCCGTCATCACCGACGACTCCGACCAGGTGCAGGATCTGTCGGCCCCCACCCCCGCCGCCACCGAGGAAGCGGAAGCCGAGGAGGCAGCGACGGCCGAGGCCACCCCTGCCCCTGCGACGGCCACCCCTGTTCCTGCGGCCACGGCTGTGACCACGGCCACCGCCACGGCTACCCCGGTGGCCGCCGTGAGCAGCACGCCCGGCGTGGTGCGGGCCACCCAGCTGCGGGGTGAGCTGCCCAACCAGAACGACCAGCACTACCTGGGGCTGGAACCCAGCGAACGGGATGGTAACATCACCCTGCTGCTCAGCTTTGAGCCCCAGGACAGCAGCGAGCTGGCCCGGCGCCTGAACTTCTGGGTGCTGGACCAGAATGGCCTCAACCGCTACCTGGATCCCAACGAAAATGTGATCCTGAGCAACGTGGCCATCGCCGCCGGCAGCGCGGACCCGCAGCTGGCCCCCAACCAGCGGCAGGCCAGCTTCAAGGCCTCTGGCTTTGGCCCCTACACGGTCATCGTCTACAACAACTCCACGGTCCCGGCCACCTACGAGCTTTCCATCGAAGGCGGCGTGCTGGTGGACGATTCCGGCCAGACCCTGACCGCTCAGCAGGCCCTCACCACGACCACCACCACGGCCCCGGCTGCTGAGGGCACCGCTACGCCCGCTGCCCAGGCCGCCACGTCCGGCACGGCAGCGACCAGCACCACCGGTACCCGCCAGGGCCAGCCGGGCGGCACCTACACTGTGCAGGCCGGCGACACCCTGAGCCTCATCGCCCGGGACATCTACGGCGATGTGAACCTGTGGGATGAGCTGTGCAGCTTCAACCAGCTCGCCGACTGCAACCGGATTGAGGTGGGCGACGTGATCCAGCTGCCCACCCGGGATCAACTTGCCTCTGGCGCGCAGGCGGCGCCCGCTGCCACCGCCACGCCGGCGCCTGCCGTCCAGGCCACGCCGACGGCCACCCCTGCCGCGACCACGGCTGTGACCAGCACCACGGCCATCACCGCCACGGAGAGCATGACCGAAACCGGCGCGGTGACCACCACCACGACGGCCACCACGACCACGAGCGCGGCCCCGTCGGCCAGCCTGAACATTGTGGATACCCTGGTGGCTTCGGGTGGCTTCACCACCCTGGTGGAGGCGCTCCAGGCGGCTGGCTTGGATGCAGCCCTGGAGGGCGCAGGTCCGTTCACCGTCTTCGCCCCCACCGATGCCGCCTTTGCCGCCCTGCCTGCCGGCGCCATGGATCAGTTGCTGGCCAATCCCACGGGCCAGTTGACCCAAATCCTGCTCTTCCACATCCTGCCCGGGCGGGTGACCTCGGCCGATATCACCAACGGCATGCAGGCCACCACCCAGCAGGGCAAGCCGGTCAACTTTGAAGTGAGCGGCGACAGCATCAAGATCAACGGCGCCAACCTGGTGGTCAAGGACATCCCCGCCACCAACGGCGTGATCCACGTGATCGACGCGGTCATCCTGCCTCCGCCGGACTAA
- a CDS encoding ATP-dependent DNA helicase: MNDSFPSRQENRSPAAQTADVTAQTELASFDLAAFFGPTGPLAAHLEGYEPRPSQLQMAQAVQRALLNRQHALIEAPTGTGKSLAYLVPAILSGRTVVVATANKSLQYQLYTKDLPLLEQVLERPIRAVVVKGRSNFVCNLKWEKEQATQQYFSLYDRADEQVAQLRAWLETTETGDVDELPFLLTGELKSRVVSFPDDCLHSDCRYYHDNCWVNFMRDKAQEAQLIITNHHLLLNALELGAAGERILPPASVYIIDEAHHLEQTATAVYETSLTDYTVPQLLNRHIYREHIGEERLDELRFLNTLAFQEVANLSRENAFRIEGELETCRRLGRALRALAQEMTQKNPYGGDQDDLDRPMETSDSAGARGVGSPDEEAEARRSYELAITALNSTADKLITVAGAGRDDAMVRYAVRVYDRRQVSLEVHAAPIDPANLLSRFLFHPEDEEGQARRTVICTSATLATNGHFEHFKRRCGLLTVGEEWILPPVFDYPRRALLYQPALPSYNWNRADAFYDAVAAEIERLLEVSRGRALCLFTSWSGLQQVSARLQRLDSPGIWPIRAQGDAPRDALLAWFQQTPHSVLLATRSFWEGIDIPGDALSLVVLDKMPFPTPGDPLHSARMQAIEASGSSSFSDYMLPLMTLTLKQGFGRLIRRGDDQGVVAILDERLSSKGYGRQALQDLPPARFSRHFRDVHRFFQQALDCPAEFALNVWAQNDQGGQGRWRWQLLRLQDGKADTADGVLPGASDRVAGELHAMALGLQDLRRRITQAGRRPSHFAVEIRCSPEAAQALQESDRAPAPLRRMLAEVQRELPLWQAIRTVAVPRQEDAVLPPSLSLEGEP, encoded by the coding sequence ATGAACGATTCTTTCCCTTCCCGGCAGGAAAACCGCAGCCCGGCGGCCCAAACTGCCGATGTCACCGCCCAGACCGAGCTGGCCTCCTTTGATCTGGCCGCGTTTTTCGGCCCCACGGGCCCCCTGGCCGCCCACCTGGAGGGCTATGAGCCCCGTCCCAGTCAACTCCAGATGGCCCAGGCCGTGCAGCGGGCCCTGCTGAATCGGCAACATGCCCTGATCGAAGCCCCCACGGGCACAGGCAAGTCCCTGGCCTATCTGGTGCCGGCCATCCTCAGCGGACGGACGGTGGTGGTGGCCACGGCCAACAAGTCCCTCCAATACCAGCTGTATACCAAGGATTTGCCCCTCCTGGAACAGGTCCTGGAGCGGCCCATCCGGGCGGTGGTGGTCAAAGGCCGCAGCAACTTCGTCTGCAACCTGAAATGGGAAAAGGAGCAGGCCACCCAGCAATATTTCTCCCTCTATGATCGGGCGGATGAGCAGGTGGCCCAGCTTCGGGCCTGGTTGGAGACCACCGAGACGGGCGATGTGGACGAGCTGCCTTTCCTCCTCACCGGCGAGTTGAAAAGCCGGGTGGTCAGCTTCCCAGACGACTGCCTCCACAGCGACTGTCGCTACTATCACGACAACTGCTGGGTCAACTTCATGCGGGACAAGGCCCAGGAGGCCCAGCTCATCATCACCAATCACCACTTGCTCCTCAACGCCCTGGAACTGGGCGCGGCAGGCGAACGGATCCTGCCGCCGGCCTCGGTCTACATCATCGACGAGGCGCATCACCTGGAGCAGACGGCCACGGCCGTCTACGAGACCAGCCTCACCGACTACACCGTGCCCCAGCTACTGAATCGCCACATCTACCGGGAGCATATTGGCGAAGAACGGCTGGACGAGCTCCGATTTTTGAACACCCTGGCCTTCCAGGAGGTGGCCAACCTGAGCCGGGAGAATGCCTTCCGCATCGAGGGGGAGCTGGAGACATGCCGCCGGCTGGGGCGGGCCCTGCGTGCGTTGGCCCAGGAGATGACCCAGAAAAACCCCTACGGAGGCGACCAGGACGACCTGGATCGCCCCATGGAAACGTCCGACTCGGCAGGCGCCCGCGGCGTCGGTTCGCCGGACGAGGAGGCTGAAGCCCGGCGCAGCTACGAGCTGGCCATCACGGCGCTCAACAGCACCGCAGACAAGCTGATCACCGTGGCCGGGGCAGGGCGGGACGACGCCATGGTCCGGTATGCCGTGCGGGTCTACGATCGCCGCCAGGTCAGCCTGGAGGTCCACGCTGCGCCCATTGACCCGGCCAACCTGCTCAGCCGCTTCCTTTTTCACCCTGAAGACGAGGAAGGCCAGGCCAGGCGGACCGTCATCTGCACCAGCGCTACCCTGGCCACCAACGGCCACTTCGAACACTTCAAGCGCCGCTGCGGTCTGCTGACCGTGGGCGAAGAGTGGATCCTCCCCCCGGTCTTCGATTATCCCCGTCGCGCCCTCCTCTATCAACCGGCGTTGCCTTCGTACAACTGGAACCGTGCGGACGCCTTCTACGACGCGGTCGCGGCGGAGATCGAGCGCCTCCTGGAGGTGAGCCGGGGGCGGGCCCTCTGCCTCTTCACCAGCTGGAGCGGGCTACAACAGGTGAGCGCCCGCCTCCAGCGGCTGGACAGCCCCGGGATCTGGCCCATCCGCGCCCAGGGGGATGCCCCGCGAGACGCCCTCCTGGCTTGGTTTCAGCAGACGCCCCACAGTGTCCTCCTGGCGACCCGCTCCTTCTGGGAAGGGATCGACATTCCCGGCGATGCCCTCAGCCTGGTGGTGCTGGACAAGATGCCCTTTCCCACGCCGGGAGATCCCCTGCACAGCGCCCGCATGCAGGCCATCGAAGCCAGCGGCTCCAGCAGCTTCAGCGACTACATGCTCCCCCTGATGACGTTGACGCTGAAGCAGGGCTTCGGCCGCCTGATCCGCCGGGGCGATGACCAGGGGGTGGTGGCCATCCTGGACGAGCGGCTGAGCAGCAAAGGGTACGGGCGTCAGGCGCTCCAGGACCTTCCGCCGGCCCGCTTCAGCCGCCACTTCCGGGACGTCCACCGCTTTTTCCAGCAGGCCCTGGATTGTCCGGCCGAGTTCGCGCTGAACGTCTGGGCCCAGAACGACCAGGGTGGGCAGGGCCGCTGGCGCTGGCAGCTGTTGCGACTCCAGGACGGCAAGGCGGACACGGCAGATGGGGTGCTGCCCGGGGCGTCGGACCGGGTGGCGGGGGAGCTCCACGCCATGGCCCTGGGCCTCCAGGACCTGCGGCGGCGTATCACCCAGGCCGGCCGACGCCCGAGTCATTTCGCAGTGGAAATTCGCTGTAGCCCGGAGGCCGCCCAGGCACTTCAAGAGTCGGACCGCGCTCCTGCGCCCCTCCGGCGGATGTTGGCCGAAGTCCAGCGGGAACTGCCCCTGTGGCAGGCAATCCGAACGGTGGCCGTGCCCCGGCAGGAGGACGCCGTCCTGCCGCCGTCCCTTTCACTCGAGGGCGAGCCATGA
- a CDS encoding NUDIX hydrolase, protein MNPRWLTWARALQAIAQNGLTYARDPFDVERYQAVREVAAEMFAYHTGEPVERLRALFEQEVGHATPKLDVRGVVFQEGRVLLVRERSDGGWTLPGGWVDIHESPRAAVEREVREESGYETRAVKLLALYDRDRHGHPPHPFHIYKLFFRCEIVGGAPASSVETDGVGFFSLERLPPLSLSRVTAAQLERFFQHEQHPDWPTDFD, encoded by the coding sequence ATGAATCCTCGCTGGTTGACCTGGGCCCGGGCTCTGCAGGCCATTGCCCAAAATGGCCTGACGTATGCCCGGGACCCCTTCGATGTGGAGCGCTATCAGGCGGTCCGGGAAGTCGCGGCGGAGATGTTCGCCTACCATACCGGGGAGCCGGTGGAGCGCCTGCGGGCGCTCTTTGAGCAGGAGGTGGGACACGCCACGCCGAAGTTAGATGTGCGCGGCGTCGTCTTTCAGGAGGGGCGGGTGCTGCTGGTGCGGGAGCGTTCGGACGGCGGCTGGACCCTGCCGGGCGGCTGGGTGGATATCCACGAATCCCCGCGCGCGGCGGTGGAACGGGAGGTGCGGGAGGAGTCGGGCTATGAGACCCGGGCCGTGAAGCTGCTGGCCCTCTACGACCGGGATCGCCACGGGCATCCGCCCCACCCGTTTCACATTTACAAGCTCTTCTTCCGCTGTGAGATTGTGGGCGGGGCGCCGGCGTCCAGTGTGGAGACCGATGGGGTCGGTTTCTTTTCCCTGGAGCGTTTACCGCCCCTCTCCCTTTCCCGGGTGACGGCTGCGCAGCTCGAGCGGTTCTTCCAGCATGAGCAGCACCCGGATTGGCCGACGGATTTTGATTGA
- a CDS encoding histidine phosphatase family protein — MKLFLIRHAESANNRLALDLGYDEYMAQRYIDPPLTELGRRQAQMVAQHLADNQHPERPSEQSAAPERSGYGITHLYCSAMLRSLETAAPIGQALGLRPAIWIDIHEHGGMFRGNPRTGEGLEVAPGLNRRQIQEQFPDVLIPDEVTDEGWWFQGYEDMPACYGRATRVARDLRRRAQELSNNEVEESVALVSHGTFIDSLIKALFNQIPAREFYYQHYNTAITRIDFMPDGVLLIRYINRIQHLPPDMVSR, encoded by the coding sequence ATGAAGCTTTTCCTCATTCGCCATGCCGAATCGGCCAACAATCGGCTGGCCCTGGACCTGGGCTACGATGAATACATGGCCCAGCGATACATCGATCCCCCACTGACCGAACTGGGACGCCGCCAGGCCCAGATGGTAGCCCAACACCTGGCGGACAACCAACACCCGGAACGCCCCAGCGAGCAGAGCGCCGCTCCAGAGCGGAGCGGCTACGGCATCACCCATCTCTACTGCAGCGCCATGCTACGTTCCCTGGAGACAGCTGCCCCTATCGGCCAGGCGTTGGGGCTGCGGCCGGCGATCTGGATCGATATTCACGAGCATGGGGGAATGTTTCGGGGCAATCCTCGCACCGGGGAGGGTCTCGAAGTGGCGCCGGGGCTAAACCGTCGCCAGATCCAGGAACAGTTTCCGGACGTCCTCATTCCCGACGAGGTGACCGACGAAGGGTGGTGGTTCCAGGGCTACGAGGACATGCCCGCCTGCTATGGTCGGGCCACCCGGGTGGCCCGGGACCTGCGACGCCGGGCGCAGGAGCTCAGCAACAACGAGGTGGAAGAAAGCGTGGCCCTGGTCTCCCACGGGACCTTTATCGACAGCTTGATCAAGGCTCTGTTCAACCAGATCCCGGCCCGGGAATTCTACTATCAACACTACAACACCGCCATCACCCGCATCGATTTCATGCCCGATGGCGTCCTGCTCATCCGCTACATCAACCGCATCCAACATCTGCCGCCGGACATGGTCTCCCGTTAA